Proteins encoded by one window of Rhodamnia argentea isolate NSW1041297 chromosome 6, ASM2092103v1, whole genome shotgun sequence:
- the LOC115757341 gene encoding transcription factor BHLH089-like isoform X3 codes for MDPPATMINGGAFPSGDAVPYNLADIWQLPTGGGLGLGRPPPVARSIGQFLTGRKGANLEASGGEPVSAEARCGGGGGSRKRRDAEDESAARSRSVSTSNGMPNCVDGGKRVKTSGCEDDSGGTKAEGEPSSAKPTEESKPQPEPPKQDYIHVRARRGQATDSHSLAERARREKISERMKILQDLVPGCNKVIGKALVLDEIINYIQSLQHQVEFLSMKLEAVNSRMNPHIEVFSSKEVGGGFDRTI; via the exons ATGGATCCACCCGCCACGATGATCAACGGCGGGGCCTTCCCCAGTGGCGACGCGGTTCCGTACAACCTGGCGGACATCTGGCAGCTGCCGACCGGCGGGGGGTTGGGGCTCGGGAGGCCTCCTCCGGTGGCTCGGAGCATCGGCCAGTTCCTGACCGGCCGCAAGGGCGCGAATCTCGAGGCCTCCGGGGGTGAGCCGGTGAGTGCGGAGGCCAGatgtggcggcggcggcggctctaGAAAGCGGCGGGACGCGGAGGACGAATCGGCGGCTAGGAGTAGGAGCGTCTCCACCAGCAATGGCATG CCGAACTGTGTGGATGGCGGTAAACGGGTTAAAACTTCCGGATGCGAAGACGATAGTGGAGGTACCAAAGCAGAGGGAGAGCCCAGCTCGGCCAAACCTACGGAAGAAAGTAAGCCGCAGCCAGAGCCGCCCAAGCAAGACTACATCCATGTGCGAGCCCGAAGAGGCCAAGCCACGGATAGCCACAGCTTAGCCGAAAGA GCCAGAAGAGAAAAGATAAGCGAGAGGATGAAAATTCTTCAGGATCTAGTGCCTGGATGTAACAAG GTAATTGGCAAAGCGCTGGTTCTTGATGAGATAATCAATTACATCCAATCGCTACAACATCAGGTTGAG TTCCTGTCAATGAAACTCGAGGCTGTTAATTCGCGAATGAACCCCCACATCGAAGTATTTTCTTCTAAAGAA GTTGGTGGTGGCTTCGACAGGACAATTTGA
- the LOC115757341 gene encoding transcription factor BHLH089-like isoform X1 encodes MDPPATMINGGAFPSGDAVPYNLADIWQLPTGGGLGLGRPPPVARSIGQFLTGRKGANLEASGGEPVSAEARCGGGGGSRKRRDAEDESAARSRSVSTSNGMPNCVDGGKRVKTSGCEDDSGGTKAEGEPSSAKPTEESKPQPEPPKQDYIHVRARRGQATDSHSLAERARREKISERMKILQDLVPGCNKVIGKALVLDEIINYIQSLQHQVEFLSMKLEAVNSRMNPHIEVFSSKEFGQQPYDTGGMPFGSQASREYGRGSSPEWLHMQVGGGFDRTI; translated from the exons ATGGATCCACCCGCCACGATGATCAACGGCGGGGCCTTCCCCAGTGGCGACGCGGTTCCGTACAACCTGGCGGACATCTGGCAGCTGCCGACCGGCGGGGGGTTGGGGCTCGGGAGGCCTCCTCCGGTGGCTCGGAGCATCGGCCAGTTCCTGACCGGCCGCAAGGGCGCGAATCTCGAGGCCTCCGGGGGTGAGCCGGTGAGTGCGGAGGCCAGatgtggcggcggcggcggctctaGAAAGCGGCGGGACGCGGAGGACGAATCGGCGGCTAGGAGTAGGAGCGTCTCCACCAGCAATGGCATG CCGAACTGTGTGGATGGCGGTAAACGGGTTAAAACTTCCGGATGCGAAGACGATAGTGGAGGTACCAAAGCAGAGGGAGAGCCCAGCTCGGCCAAACCTACGGAAGAAAGTAAGCCGCAGCCAGAGCCGCCCAAGCAAGACTACATCCATGTGCGAGCCCGAAGAGGCCAAGCCACGGATAGCCACAGCTTAGCCGAAAGA GCCAGAAGAGAAAAGATAAGCGAGAGGATGAAAATTCTTCAGGATCTAGTGCCTGGATGTAACAAG GTAATTGGCAAAGCGCTGGTTCTTGATGAGATAATCAATTACATCCAATCGCTACAACATCAGGTTGAG TTCCTGTCAATGAAACTCGAGGCTGTTAATTCGCGAATGAACCCCCACATCGAAGTATTTTCTTCTAAAGAA TTTGGTCAACAGCCATATGATACTGGCGGCATGCCTTTCGGGTCACAAGCTTCCAGAGAATATGGCCGTGGTTCCTCGCCGGAATGGTTACATATGCAGGTTGGTGGTGGCTTCGACAGGACAATTTGA
- the LOC115757341 gene encoding transcription factor BHLH089-like isoform X2 produces MDPPATMINGGAFPSGDAVPYNLADIWQLPTGGGLGLGRPPPVARSIGQFLTGRKGANLEASGGEPVSAEARCGGGGGSRKRRDAEDESAARSRSVSTSNGMPNCVDGGKRVKTSGCEDDSGGTKAEGEPSSAKPTEESKPQPEPPKQDYIHVRARRGQATDSHSLAERARREKISERMKILQDLVPGCNKVIGKALVLDEIINYIQSLQHQVEFLSMKLEAVNSRMNPHIEVFSSKEPYDTGGMPFGSQASREYGRGSSPEWLHMQVGGGFDRTI; encoded by the exons ATGGATCCACCCGCCACGATGATCAACGGCGGGGCCTTCCCCAGTGGCGACGCGGTTCCGTACAACCTGGCGGACATCTGGCAGCTGCCGACCGGCGGGGGGTTGGGGCTCGGGAGGCCTCCTCCGGTGGCTCGGAGCATCGGCCAGTTCCTGACCGGCCGCAAGGGCGCGAATCTCGAGGCCTCCGGGGGTGAGCCGGTGAGTGCGGAGGCCAGatgtggcggcggcggcggctctaGAAAGCGGCGGGACGCGGAGGACGAATCGGCGGCTAGGAGTAGGAGCGTCTCCACCAGCAATGGCATG CCGAACTGTGTGGATGGCGGTAAACGGGTTAAAACTTCCGGATGCGAAGACGATAGTGGAGGTACCAAAGCAGAGGGAGAGCCCAGCTCGGCCAAACCTACGGAAGAAAGTAAGCCGCAGCCAGAGCCGCCCAAGCAAGACTACATCCATGTGCGAGCCCGAAGAGGCCAAGCCACGGATAGCCACAGCTTAGCCGAAAGA GCCAGAAGAGAAAAGATAAGCGAGAGGATGAAAATTCTTCAGGATCTAGTGCCTGGATGTAACAAG GTAATTGGCAAAGCGCTGGTTCTTGATGAGATAATCAATTACATCCAATCGCTACAACATCAGGTTGAG TTCCTGTCAATGAAACTCGAGGCTGTTAATTCGCGAATGAACCCCCACATCGAAGTATTTTCTTCTAAAGAA CCATATGATACTGGCGGCATGCCTTTCGGGTCACAAGCTTCCAGAGAATATGGCCGTGGTTCCTCGCCGGAATGGTTACATATGCAGGTTGGTGGTGGCTTCGACAGGACAATTTGA